In Phyllopteryx taeniolatus isolate TA_2022b chromosome 5, UOR_Ptae_1.2, whole genome shotgun sequence, the DNA window CATTACTCCACTGATCCCCATCtgcaattataattttttttgcttctatAATGATCAACATACAGTGGATCGTTGATAAAACGGCCCCCTACATaacggataaaacggaccgtcgggactgaacaatgtgtccaaaaatagttttcaaTTGTCACTTACactgctgttgacaaagtctgttagatCCAGAAtaggccgctgttgtttactcacgctgtggcgcaatgcaggcggagaatgggactgatgtatttccGCGTCgcagatatcccaaaaaaaatagatcCAATTTCAAAAGACATGCCTCCTGTGCCTACACGTCGGCCATGTTGAATATGGCGCAATGACGTGGCAGCCACGTCATGATAGTTCTATCTATTGTGTATTGTACATAGACTCGAAGCACACAGAGAAAGTGCGGCATTGCGGCAGTGTACATAGACTCGAAGCACACAGAGAGAGTGCGGCATTGCGGCAGTGTTAAgtctgaggaatacaaacacaagtctctgcagtctggaacatgctatttttggtccagtaagaggtttttttttcaagccgtttgcctttggcaactgatttggaactaggaattACACTAATTCCTCACAGCTCaagaaagcgactcgcctatgttgattactgtacgtcaacaatgtcaccatgaccaaccACACTGGCATggtaaatttggataaaatgtgaaactttcaaacacttaagctttttttaaaattgacttACAATAACTTaatactgtactgggtgttttaggccaaaaaaaaccacagcaACTAAAAACCtgatttgtactgtacagtaacatGGGTACACattgcctcaaaaaaaaaataaaagtgcttcaaagtaacggacaatcggctatatcggacgacccccTGCCCCTATTAGTCTGTTCTATGGCGATTCCACTGTACTTGTAATGTAGCATATGTAGACCATATTTCTATCCATATTTCCATCTTTTATACTTTCCCTGTGATTTACATTTACAGcatgtgccttttttgtgtgtttgtttgtgtcgtTTGAGCAGATGCAAGTCGATACACAGTATGTCAATAATCAGTGTATTTTGATGACATCAAGATCACATTGATAGAATATATATGTGTGGGTTTACACTGCAATCGCAGTGGCACATATATGTATAAGACGTTAAATTTTTTATCCATATTTGGAATAGGCCAGATTCCAATCTGAAGTTATCTgattccatgcattttttttctatttacacTATTCTGACATGTCTTAATTGTGCCAACtgagaacaaaaaaatgttacttgaaccatgcagtgtaaattcAGCCTAATTGGATTTCCTCAGCTTATACAGGTGACCCAAATGCTGTGGTCAGCGAGTGTAAAGTAATCACAATGTTATCTTACCTTTCAGACCCATTTTGTTCCTGTCCACTGATTCTTTGGCATCTGGAGGAATCACCCACTTCCCCCCGGGACCTTTAATGGCGGTAACATTTCTCTCCTCCCACTGAATGGGTACCTATAACAAAGCACATAATATATAGGCATAATTGTAGGAGTAATAAAAGTGTTCAATGTAGTGCTTCTTCAGTACTAACTTGAGCTGTTTCAAATATCTTCATGACAGCAGTGGAGATCTCTGGTCCAATTCCATCACCGGGTATCAAAGTAACAGTATGCATCTGAAAGGCAGGGCAAAAAGAAAGTGTCATATAATGATGCTTCTATAAATTCCAACATACAAATACTGTCATCCTACAGGGGCGTGACGTACCCCAAGAGACAATGCCCTGGTCTGTTTTCTCAAGGCTCCTGCCACATGACGCCCCTGTCAAGCAAAAGATAGATGTTTGGTAAAGTATGTAAATACTCAAATGCCACTGCGTCTCAAACacaatacataaaataacaGGTAGTAAGTATACTGTGAGTGTTATGAAAAAAATGGAGACAATGACAAGCATCATTGCTATAGATGTAttgcacacaaaacaaatggagATTCCTGCCCAACAAATTAGTTAAGACCACAACTGTACGTCAAAAGCCCGAAAACGACTTAAAACAAACTAGCGTCGGTATTTTTGAATCAGTAGAACATGGCCCAACAAACTACACAACCAGTAGTAGACATTACTAACAAAATGGGAAATTATTAGCTCGATTTCTCCTTCAAACAAGTAATACACTGCTTTAATACATAACTAAGATTAACTTACTTCCTTTGCCTTGATTTTATCCTGGCCACTGATCGATAAACTCCATTTTCTGAGTAGGTTAACAATCTGTAGGTGAGGAACATTACATGGACAGTTGGAGCCTCGATGCGGAAGTAGATCGGACAATTAGCTGTCACGTTCATCTTCGGCTGTGTGGCATTCAAAAGTGAATACATTAAGATTACGCCAGtgtaaattgttattttaaaatttgaacacGATTCAGGTTGCTGTAGCAACCTACTGCAAGGGCGTGCCTGACAAAGTGGCCAGATAGTTATTGTCTTTCCCGAAGAATTTGAGAGCGTGACTACAAAATACCCGACAGTGATGTATGATTGGGGATTAAGGATTGCGCATATTATGAACAATTATTATACAAGTGGGGATTTCCCGTACATACCGCTGACCTCCATGTATTGCCCGCCATTCTTAGCTTGTAGCTAGCCACCAAGGTCGATGAAGCAGTACAGCAGCGGCAAATAGTCAAGCCCACGGTAAACACTGAGAGGATATCCGTTGAGATGgagttttcaaaataaagccAAATAATAAATTCACAGAGTCGCAATAATTCATTAGTTTGTTGAAGCACACGTACCCACATGTATTGATATCAAAATGTAATGTTATTGTTGCCATTCGTAGGtacatttgctgaaaacaacTTGCGCGTATATGTTGTAAGCTTTTCCGGTATTACCCTGGCACAACACGGAAGTGAAACTGGGTGACTTTTCGGGCATGTCcataaaacatcaataaaagCGCCTCACTGTCGTTCTAACAAACATTATAGTCGTATTCAGTTATCACAACCATTCTCCCTTATATTAAAAACCCGTAAAATAGCCCTTATTACTCGTATACGTTGTTTGTCATTGGTTTTATCTTTCAAAATATATAGTAATTTACTATACATAGATTACTAATACTGTTTAATACAGTGCGCCGGTACTGTAAAGCAATtgaaatgtaatggattacaaacTGATGGCCATCAAAATACAACATGATGGAAATGTTGCTCATGATGCTAACTTTATAAGGGTTGAATTCccatttaatttcttttgttttttgggtttttggaTGGGGGTTGTTTTGATGTTGACCTGTTAAAAAAggttttccatttaaaaataacttgaaCGGCTGCAGAGCGAGAGGGACgaaataattaatttttatttaattaaacaaaaagcacgtcttttatttaaaatgtgatttctcatgtttataatattaagtcagtgtttaagcaaaacttGAGTTTGTTTTCGTATGAAAAGGTCTAACATTACATATCTCgacagaagggaaacatgcaaaaTTGCAGTCAGATTTTCAGTAAATATTGAGTTCGGCCAGCAACTTTGTCCCAGTTTTTAATTTAGGCtcactgtgaatttgagttagacacccctgctttatgGCACCTTGCATGTGTAAGCATACGTTACCGTATTTCTATAAGGATTACCACCAGCAGGTGGGGCAAAACGCTAGACGATCAACTATTAACTCAAATGGTTGAGCTGTTTTAGCCAGaacagtcaaagaaaaaaaatgaccatcACGGTCTGGTCTTTTGTAACAGTATAAAGCATTGAACACTTTTGCACAAGTCGTTTTTATAGTCAATATTTTTATGGTATAAAACAAGTATAAACAGATGAACATTCAATCACAATTTGCTACCTGTCAAAAAGCATTACAGCAAGGGGAAGCTCCCAAAATGATCcagcaaaatggaaaagttTTTAATCACTTGGAATATTTAGACATCTTAGCAGCATATGTCCCTGCATGAATGCAGACTACGAAAATGGCACAAAATGCACAGTGTGCAAGTAAAGACAGTTCAAACTGAGTCAGCATACAATACAGTGTATCCTCCAAAAGCCAATGCATAGGGTGCATTAAAATATTAACAAACACCACAAATCAGCATGTATGTCTGGCAAAGTCTGTATTGCGCTGAACTTAGTCATACTACTGCACATACATCActgtcatttttaaataaatacagacaaCACACAAATAGGTCCGGTTCAGATGGCATACTGCTTTGGCTGCTTCTTCAGGCTCATTGATCTTTCAGTCTGGGAAATTGCATGGGTTGCTCTGTTGTTTAGGAGTCTGCATTCATGAAGAATGTCTGTAGGAGGACCGATAAAGCACTTAAAATGTCACACTCTAAAAACAATCCTTTTGAGTGAACACCTAGTCAGACCACATGCGATGTCATTTGTAAGTACAGTACCTGTTAATGCAGGAATATGTTAATTACCAgtatttaaaggggacataagGGTGGGCCAAAAGTTGTCTTacagttgttttatgttttcgatctgtgcattttatttaaactatAGATGCCAAATATGCAGTGTAACTGGGAGGGTTGGCAGTGACTGAGTTAAGTGCGTTAATttaaattattactattttttataATCTAATTATGATCAACTGTTGGGAGGTCTAGGTAATTATCTGAACCATAATTCTAAACTGGTTTTACTAAGCCTACTTTTCACCCACCCTGTATTATGGAAAGTTGACTTTTTGTTTACGAGTTTTCAAGACACGAGCCATCATACTACACTCatacttgagatatgagcgttGTACGGTGGCAGCGAACTCAAATCAACTTGACAATAACAAGCAGTTTCCTAACAAAAAGAGGCCCCAAGCTGCTGAGTGCCAGTCAATGTTGAAGTTTACtgcaaaactaaacataaaacaaagagaattgcaaagtgtgtatttaaaacaaccaaacaatttTGCCTTTAGtatacaccatccatccatccattttctactgtttatccgaagtcgggtcgtgggggcagtagcattagcagggacgcccagatatacctctccccagccacttcatccagctcttccggggggatcccgaggtgttcccaagccagccgaaagatgtagtctctccagcgtgtcctgggtcgtccccggggtctcctcccggtgggacgtgcctggaacacctcaccagggaggcgtccgggaagcatcagaatcagatgccccagccacctcatctggcacctctcgatgtggaggagcagcggctctactctgagatcctcccggatgactgagcttctcaccctattgcTAAggcagagcccggacaccctgcagaggaaagtaatttcggccgcttgtaaccgggatcttgttctttcggtcacgacccacagctcgcgaccataggtgagggtagaaacgtagatcgaccggtaaatcgagagcttcgcctttcggcttagctccttcttcaccacaacggaccgatacaaagtccgcatcactgcaccgatctgcctgtcaatctcccgttccattcttccctcactcgtgaacaagaccccaagatacttgaactcctccacttgaggcaggatctcatccccgacctggagagggcacgccacccttttccgactgaggaccatggtctcacctgctagcttaatgctaatgccaTTGTCGTGCCATTGATTAGCATCGATAGTTGCAATGTTATAAACACGACACAATGGCTATTTGAACGGCTGAATCCTTGAAAGTAGCGATGATTACTCATTTgggtctgtattatactgccccccccccatggCCAAAACGGTTACACCAGTTGGAGCAGCACAAATTaattgaagcattaaatcatgatacataaactgtttaattctatgttttttaaaagtacaatattatatatgATTGGTATTTTCCCTTAAAAACatgttataattattattattatttttttttggggcagaGGGGAGGCTGGAATTGattcattgtttttcaatttatttcaatggggaaagatgatttgagatacaatatTTAAGTTACTAGCGTGGTcgtggaacgaattaaactcatatctcaaggtaccactgtataatacTGTCTCCTTTAAGTATACTCAGTTATCCGTGTAATTCTTTTCTTTCAGACACTCTTACCGTTAAACTGCTTGTAGGCTTCTTCAACAATGGCATTGTTGGATTGTTTTATGTCCCAGTAAGTATCCTCGACCCATGGCTTGCAATCCTGATGTTCAACAAGTTGTCCATTCTTGTATAGACCGGCTTAACATtccaaatagaaacaaaaacatgacatttaaatttaataaatCTTCTCTGAGCAAGAGCCATGAATAATATttgaagtgaaataaaaatcCTTTATTCAACAACTTTATCAGTTGAATGAGTATACCTACAAATGCAACTTTCTACTGGATGACATTCATACCTTTAATGGTGTCATCAATGTCTTTGCATAGCTGGTACAAGTCGCTCCCACGTCCGACGACTCTCTCCCCtacaatttaaaatgaactAACATTTAAGACTTGTACTGCTAATGTGATACAAAGATATAGGAATACGATAGAGAAATATCTTACCATCTAGCACCTTGACATTGGGGAACATCTCAAGAACTACGGTTCTATATGACATGTTTCTGCACACTAGGATAAGAGATCGTATGAGTTtactcagttttttttaatatccttTATTTGATAAGTTATTTAAATTCACCTGGATTTGAATAATTGTAGGTGTTGTCATTGAGACGAATACTTTCTATCTTTCTCAAAGACTGAAGGCAGATAAGGTTATCGATACTGTtgaagaacaaaacaaagaagTGATTTTCCATGAGCTTGGCAAAACAAAGCCGTACAGCAGAGCCGGTTTGACAATTAGACAATATAGGTAATTGCTACAGGTGCCACAAAATCGGGGGAAAAAATTCCCCTtcaataaaattttattaaaactAGGTACcattaacttttaaaaaagaaacgCTAACACAGATTCAAATGTAAAGCAATGCCAAATAAATATTACTTCAAatgataataacaaataaataaccaaatgcagttttttttcaaaacagctAATGATTGATTACATTGTCATACCTGGAGATGATATTACCAGCGAGGTTTAAATTTTGTAGATTGTCACAAGTGTGCAGGGGTTCTGggaacataaagacataaacagatgaatacagtggaacctccgaGGTGAAACATAATTCATAATTATACAATTTTCCCATGAGAAATAATAGTAACCCAATTGGTCTGTTCTTGAGTCAAACTACCACCataataaaacctttattaaatgtattgacAATGTTTCCAATCATCTGttaatattttaacatattcAAAAACATGTAACTTTGATGACAAATACTGTAAAGGCATAACAGATCTCATTTTTGAACATTCTTAATtgccacacaataaaataataagatGACCACTTGAAACTGATAATTAATGAAAGTCTACCTTTATTAACAAGTAATGGCAAGAAAATAAGCAGTGTCACGGTGTTTCCAGTCACACAAACCTTTTCCCTGCTCCTGCTaccagccacaaaaaaaaacaaatgcaaagagTTGGCTGAACCGAGTTCCAGTGAAATACACTGAGGAGATTTGCTGGAATCTTGTGCGATAAGTTGACTTCCCACTTGATGTCTGcattaagtcatatttttccaacaACCTTTGGGGCACTGGAATTTTGAGGTGCCTAGTTGGCTAATTcgttgatccatccatccataaatccatccattttttaccgcttatccgaggtcgggtcgcgggggcagtagctttagcagggacgcccagacttccctctcccagccacttcatctagctcttcagggggtatcccgaggcgttcacagaCCAGCCGAGAGACtttgtctctccagcgtgtcctgggtcgcccccgtggtctcctcccggtgggacgtgcccggaacacctcaccagggaggcgtacggtaggcatccgaatcagatgccccagccacctcctctggctcctctcaatgtggaggagcagcagctccactctgagctcctcccggatgaccgagcttctcactctatctctaagggagagcccggacaccctacggaggaaactcatttcggccgcttgtatccgggatcttgttctttcagtcatgacccacagggtgagggtaggaacgtagatcgaccggtaaattgagagcttcgcctttcggcttagctccttctcagatttggaggtgctgattctcatcccagccgcttcacactcggctgcgaaccgcaccagtgagagttggagatcacggcttgatgaagccaacagaaccacatcatctgcaaaaagcagagaaacaatactgaggccaccaaaacggaccccctctacgcctcggctacgccttgaaattctgtccataaacgttatgaacagaatcggtgacaaagggcagccttggcagagtccaaacctcaccggaaacaagtccgacttactgccggcaatgcggaccaaactctgacaccggtcgtacagggaccgaacagctcgtatcagggggttcggtacgccatactcccgaagcacccctcacaggactgcccgagggacacggtcgaatccCTTctcacatgtagactggttgggcgaactcccatgcaccctcgaggaccctgccgacggtgtagagctggtccactgttccacggccaggacgacaACCGTTGATTCGTTGATATgttggaaatgtaaaaaataataattactccTGAATACTTACCTAAATTGGAAATCCTATTAGCAGACAAATTGAGAACAGAAAGCAGCCGAAGAGACGACAGTGGAGCTAAATTGACAATATTATTGCCAGATAGGTCCAGTCTCTCCAAATTCATACACTCCCCTATACACCCAAGATCATGTATTCCTGTCAAGACATTAAACAACTCGTCAACTAAAAGTAAATATGTGATTACGTGGATGCAAATATTATAATCTGGCCTTACCGAGACACCTAAATTTGAGAAACAGTATGGACTCCAAATCAAACTCTCCCGAGTGCGACTTGAGCAGTACAGCGGTTATCTTCTCGACCTCTCCCTCTGAGAGAAACAAATATGAGACTGCAGCATAGCACAGCACTTCATGCAACACATCCACATGCACATCATTTGTGAGTCAGCACTGTAGGAAGAGAACGCCTCAAGCATTGCGTGTCCACTCAATTTAAGGAGGGGATGAGTAGATAACGCATGCCATCGTGTCTAAATAGCATATTTCTACCAATTTAGCCTGTGTATGAATATATCATTTGGCAGCACTTTGTTGATTTTATACTTTGTACTGAAAATGTAGTTACTGTAGGTTCACAGTGGTGGATGAATGGAGATTATGTCTGGATTAATCTCCTTTTAGGCAGAATTCTCATTCCTATTTTATGATCCCTCACTTAAAACTCACTCTATTCCTAAAAGGATCAGCAGGTTAACTGATCATAGTAGCGCAtgtgacattttacattttcaattccTTCACCAATTATAGGTTGAATACTGCAATTATTGCGTcgaataaatgagaaaaaaagatgacaaatttgtcttttaaacCTATACCTAAAACATGTCTAGGTATCGTTaggtttttatttcttcatcTTTCTTGCCCGGATATAAGGATGTTCAGCATTTCGCCTCATAATGACTAGCTGTCATTAAGTGCGATCATATTTAAGCAGGAAACAGCTGCCTGCCTCGGTGAGTCTTGATTCCTCCGGATCCGAAGTGGGAGGGTTATTAAATCAAAAATGGTAATTGCTGCTCTGACgagaacacgcacacaaatgttATGTAACCGGACGGGACGGTAGCTTCTACTAGCCACAAATACGCTAGCGGCTAGCATGGTGGCATAGCAACAAGCTACGTTACGACAACTTACCTTGCTCTTTATTATCACGCTTTGAGTCCATCCCGGCTAACTTAACCGCCTAAAAATCTACTTGTGCTGATGGAAAACGACCGAGTTAAGCGAGGTAGAGCG includes these proteins:
- the lrrc61 gene encoding leucine-rich repeat-containing protein 61 isoform X1; translated protein: MDSKRDNKEQEGEVEKITAVLLKSHSGEFDLESILFLKFRCLGIHDLGCIGECMNLERLDLSGNNIVNLAPLSSLRLLSVLNLSANRISNLEPLHTCDNLQNLNLAGNIISSIDNLICLQSLRKIESIRLNDNTYNYSNPVCRNMSYRTVVLEMFPNVKVLDGERVVGRGSDLYQLCKDIDDTIKAGLYKNGQLVEHQDCKPWVEDTYWDIKQSNNAIVEEAYKQFNDILHECRLLNNRATHAISQTERSMSLKKQPKQYAI
- the lrrc61 gene encoding leucine-rich repeat-containing protein 61 isoform X2, with product MDSKRDNKEQEGEVEKITAVLLKSHSGEFDLESILFLKFRCLEPLHTCDNLQNLNLAGNIISSIDNLICLQSLRKIESIRLNDNTYNYSNPVCRNMSYRTVVLEMFPNVKVLDGERVVGRGSDLYQLCKDIDDTIKAGLYKNGQLVEHQDCKPWVEDTYWDIKQSNNAIVEEAYKQFNDILHECRLLNNRATHAISQTERSMSLKKQPKQYAI